In a single window of the Chlamydomonas reinhardtii strain CC-503 cw92 mt+ chromosome 1, whole genome shotgun sequence genome:
- a CDS encoding ribosomal protein L6: MAKPATFVARGITAEGRAKTYKRKGLWAIKKKNGGKFPAPAKKAVAKQAEGKAPRFYPADDVPKPLSHNAVHKQTKLRASITPGTVLILLAGRFKGKRVIFLGQLPSGLLLVTGPFKLNGVPVRRVNAAYVIGTSTKVSLPKLDLSKFTDSYFKAVESKSSKKGEKEFFDQSEAKKNVLSQEYIANQKTLDAALLPALSADLKGYLSTRFTLKDGDRPHLMKF; the protein is encoded by the exons ATGGCCAAGCCCGCCACTTTCGTTGCCCGCGGTATCACCGCTGAGGGCCGGGCCAAGACCTACAA GCGCAAGGGTCTGTGGGCGATCAAGAAGAAGAACGGCGGCAAgttccccgcgcccgccaagaAGGCTGTGGCCAAGCAGGCTGAGGGCAAGGCTCCCCGCTTTTACCCCGCCGATGATGTGCCCAAGCCTCTGTCGCACAACGCTGTGCACAAGCAGACCAAGCTGCGCGCCAGCATCACGCCAGGCACCGTGCTGATTCTGCTGGCCGGTCGCTTCAAGGGCAAGCGTGTCATCTTCCTGGGCCAGCTGCCTTCGGGCCTGCTGCTCGTTACCGGCCCGTTCAAGCTGAACGGTGTGCCGGTGCGTCGCGTCAACGCCGCGTACGTGattggcaccagcaccaaggTGTCGCTGCCCAAGCTGGACCTGTCGAAGTTCACGGACAGCTACTTCAAGGCGGTGGAGAGCAAGTCGAGCAAGAAGGGCGAGAAGGAGTTCTTCGACCAGTCGGAGGCGAAGAAGAACGTGCTCAGCCAGGAGTACATCGCCAACCAGAAGACCCTGGACGCCGctctgctgccggccctgtcGGCCGACCTGAAGGGCTACCTGTCGACCCGCTTCACCCTGAAGGACGGCGACCGCCCGCACCTGATGAAGTTCTAA